A region of Solea solea chromosome 7, fSolSol10.1, whole genome shotgun sequence DNA encodes the following proteins:
- the LOC131462861 gene encoding extracellular calcium-sensing receptor-like: protein MLAEAGKSVSLSTVKRVLYRHWLKGHSARKKPLLQKKHKKARLQFANAHRDKDNDHRYVWRKTPENTIPTVKYGGGSIILWGCFAAGGTGALHKIDGIMRKEHYVEILKQHLKTSTGDVILGGLFTVNFISTDPDLSFTSEPQKPDCYGFDIIGFRLAQTMAFTIDEINRNSNLLPNVTLGYSLYDNCDQLGIGFRAALTLVSGQEEQVTLEENCVGTPPVLGIVGDSSSARSIAISTVLGLYSVPLVSYYATCSCLSDREKFPSFFRTIPSDAFQVNAMIQILKHFGWTWAGLLIKDSDYGFHAARSFHSDLGPAGGGCLAYTEILPRGDDPAELRRIVDVMRKSTARVVIVFANNFLMINLMKEVVRQNVTGLQWIASEGWTSAAVLQTPHLMPYLGGTLGIAIRRGEIPGLRDFLLKIRPDLHHNNTDGNSMCSESCPPGTRMARKKGEPECCFDCVPCSEGKISNTTDSMECTSCPEDFWSSPQRDHCVPKKTDFLSYHEPLGICLTTTSLLGTCICVVVLGIFINHRSTPIVRANNSELSFLLLVSLKFCFLCSLLFIGRPRLWTCQLRHAAFGISFVLCVSCILVKTMVVLAVFRASKPGGESSLKWFGAMQQRGTVLVLTTIQAAICTAWLVSASPVPHKNTQYHNDKIVYECVVGSTVGFAVLLGYIGLLAILSCLLAFLARNLPDSFNEAKLITFSMLIFCAVWVAFVPSYISSPGKYADAVEVFAILASSFGLLVALFGPKCYIILFRPERNSKKAIMGRGN, encoded by the exons ATGCTGGCTGAAGCTGGTAAGAGTGTGTCATTATCCACAGTGAAACGAGTACTGTACCGACATTGGCTGAAAGGCCACTCTGCCAGGAAGAAGCCATTACtccaaaagaaacataaaaaagccAGATTACAGTTTGCAAATGCACACAGGGACAAAG ATAATGACCATCGTTACGTTTGGAGGAAAACGCCTGAGAAcaccatcccaactgtgaaatacGGGGGTGGCAGCATCATATTGTggggttgttttgctgcaggaggTACTGGTGCACTTCACAAAATAGATGGCATCATGAGGAAAGAACATTATGTGGAAATACTGAAGCAACATCTCAAGACATC aactggagatgtgatttTAGGTGGACTATTTACAGTCAATTTCATTTCAACTGATCCTGACCTGtcttttacctcagagccacaaAAGCCTGActgctatgg TTTTGATATCATAGGATTCAGACTGGCTCAGACCATGGCATTCACCATTGATGAAATCAACAGAAATTCCAActtgctgcctaatgtgactctgggatacagtctgtatgataactgcgatcaactaggaattggatttcgtgcagcactgaccttagttagtggtcaagaagagcaagttacattagaggagaactgtgtaggaactcctccagttcTAGGGATTGTGGGAGATTCTTCTTCTGCACGTTCTATTGCCATATCCACagtcttaggtttgtacagcgtgcctctg gtgagttattatgccacatgttcctgcctgagtgaccgAGAGAAgttcccatctttctttaggacgatcccaagtgatgcttttcag gtgaatgctatgattcagattctaaaacactttggttggacttgggcaggtctgctcatcaaggATAGTGATTATGGAttccacgctgcccgatcctttcactctgatctgggtcctgctggtggaggttgtctggcttacacagagattttgccccGGGGTGATGACCCTGctgaactaaggagaatagtggatgtgatgaggaaatctacagctcgggtggtgattgtgtttgcaaataATTTTCTCATGATtaacctcatgaaagag gtggtgaggcagaatgtgacaggcctgcagtggattgccagtGAAGGCTGGACATCAGCTGCtgtgctccagactcctcacctcatgccgtacctgggtggaacatTGGGCATCgccatccgtcgaggagaaataccaggactcagGGACTTCCTGTTAAAAATACGTCCTGATCTACATCATAACAACACTGATGGAAACAGCATG tgcagtgagagttgtccaccaggtacccgcatggccagaaagaagggggaacctgagtgttgttttgactgtgttccttgttctgagggaaagatcagcaatacaactg actccatggagtgcaccagttgtccagaagacttctggtccagcccccagcgtgaccactgtgttcctaagaaaacagacttcctctcctaccatgagcctctgggtatctgcttgacaaccacctcactgttgggcacatgtatctgtgttgttgttctgggcatcttcatcaaTCATcgcagcacacctatagttcgtgccaacaattcagaactcagttttcttctcttggtgtctCTTAAgttctgtttcctctgctctttgctcttcattgggcgacccagattatggacttgccaactaagacatgcagcatttggcatcagctttgtgctttgtgtctcatgtatcctggtgaaaaccatggtggttctggctgtgttcagggcctccaaaccaggaggtgagtccagtctcaaATGGTTTGGTGctatgcagcagagagggacagttctggttctgactaccattcaagcagcaatctgcactgcctggcttgtctctgcttcaccagtgcctcataaaaacacccagtatcacaatgacaagatagtttatgagtgtgtagttgggtccacagttggttttgcagttttacttggttatattggtttactggccatcctcagttgtttgttagcttttctagcaaggaatcttccagacagtttcaatgaggccaaactcatcacttttagcatgttgatcttctgtgcagtatgggtggcctttgtcccttcttacatcagctcaccaggcaaatatgcagatgcagtggaggtatttgccatcctggcctccagttttggcctcttggtggcactgtttggacccaaatgttacatCATCTTGTTTAGACCAGAGAGAAACtcaaagaaagccatcatgggtcgaGGTAATTAG